One part of the Athene noctua chromosome Z, bAthNoc1.hap1.1, whole genome shotgun sequence genome encodes these proteins:
- the LOC141973943 gene encoding interferon-like: MAAPATPQPRLRPSAPPLLLLLTALATAFACHHLPPRHDTFPWDSLQLLQAMAPSPTQPCHPHQAPLFPDTLLHTSHPQQAAANALRILQHLFHTLSSPSTPQHWDAQARHHLLNSLQHRIHHLEQCVPTNWMLFKRQGPRNLSLTINKYFRDIQHFLRTHHHSACAWDHVRLQARAAFQQVDALLRQMKSQATPALRQTHLLQTPMPRPHRQPQIEQREQQTGLGLLSIAPTSSRPETTLMGKWA; the protein is encoded by the coding sequence ATGGCTGCGCCCGCAACCCCACAGCCCCGCCTGCGCCCCAGCGCCCCgccgctcctgctcctcctgacgGCTCTCGCCACCGCCTTCGCCTGCCACCACCTGCCTCCCCGCCACGACACCTTCCCCTGGGACAGCCTACAGCTCCTCCAGGCCATGGCTCCCAGCCCGAcacagccctgccacccccaccaGGCGCCCCTCTTCCCCGACACCCTCCTCCACACCAGCCACCCACAGCAAGCCGCCGCCAACGCCCTCCGCATCCTCCAGCACCTCTTCCACAccctcagcagccccagcaccccccaacacTGGGACGCCCAGGCACGACACCACCTCCTCAACAGCCTCCAGCACCGCATCCACCACCTGGAGCAATGTGTGCCAACCAACTGGATGCTCTTCAAGAGACAAGGACCGCGCAACCTGTCACTCACCATCAATAAATACTTCAGGGACATCCAGCACTTCCTCCGCACCCACCACCACAGCGCCTGCGCCTGGGACCACGTCCGCCTCCAAGCTCGCGCCGCCTTCCAACAGGTGGACGCACTCTTACGGCAGATGAAGAGCCAAGCCACGCCTGCCCTCCGCCAAACCCACCTGCTCCAAACGCCCATGCCCAGACCACACCGGCAGCCACAGATCGAGCAGAGGGAGCAGCAAACCGGGCTGGGACTGCTCAGCATTGCTCCCACCTCTTCTAGGCCGGAGACCACTCTGATGGGGAAATGGGCATGA
- the LOC141973082 gene encoding interferon-like — MAAPATPQPRLRPGAPPLLLLLTALATAFACHLLPPRHDTFPWDSLQLLQAMAPSPTQPCHPHQAPLFPDTLLHTSHPQQAAANALRILQHLFHTLSSPSTPQHWDAQARHHLLNSLQHRIHQLHQCLTANGTLAQGPGPRSLTLPLDKFFRDIQHFLRTHHHSACAWDHVRLQARAAFQGLHNLTRTMPN; from the coding sequence ATGGCTGCGCCCGCAACCCCACAGCCCCGCCTGCGCCCCGGCGCCCCgccgctcctgctcctcctgacgGCTCTCGCCACCGCCTTCgcctgccacctcctgcctcccCGCCACGACACCTTCCCCTGGGACAGCCTACAGCTCCTCCAGGCCATGGCTCCCAGCCCGAcacagccctgccacccccaccaGGCGCCCCTCTTCCCCGACACCCTCCTCCACACCAGCCACCCACAGCAAGCCGCCGCCAACGCCCTCCGCATCCTCCAGCACCTCTTCCACAccctcagcagccccagcaccccccaacacTGGGACGCCCAGGCACGACACCACCTCCTCAACAGCCTCCAGCACCGCATCCACCAGCTCCACCAATGCCTGACGGCCAACGGCACGCTCGCCCAAGGCCCAGGGCCCCGCAGCCTCACGCTCCCCCTCGACAAATTCTTCAGGGACATCCAGCACTTCCTCCGCACCCACCACCACAGCGCCTGCGCCTGGGACCACGTCCGCCTCCAAGCTCGCGCCGCCTTCCAAGGCCTCCACAACCTCACCCGCACCATGCCCAACTAG
- the LOC141973241 gene encoding interferon-like, producing MAAPATPQPRLRPGAPPLLLLLTALATAFACHLLPPRHDTFPWDSLQLLQAMAPSPTQPCHPHQAPLFPDTLLHTSHPQQAAANALRILQHLFHTLSSPSTPQHWDAQARHHLLNSLQHRIHQLHQRLTANGTLAQGPGPRSLTLPLDKFFRDIQHFLRTHHHSACAWDHVRLQARAAFQGLHNLTRTMPN from the coding sequence ATGGCTGCGCCCGCAACCCCACAGCCCCGCCTGCGCCCCGGCGCCCCgccgctcctgctcctcctgacgGCTCTCGCCACCGCCTTCgcctgccacctcctgcctcccCGCCACGACACCTTCCCCTGGGACAGCCTACAGCTCCTCCAGGCCATGGCTCCCAGCCCGAcacagccctgccacccccaccaGGCGCCCCTCTTCCCCGACACCCTCCTCCACACCAGCCACCCACAGCAAGCCGCCGCCAACGCCCTCCGCATCCTCCAGCACCTCTTCCACAccctcagcagccccagcaccccccaacacTGGGACGCCCAGGCACGACACCACCTCCTCAACAGCCTCCAGCACCGCATCCACCAGCTCCACCAACGCCTGACGGCCAACGGCACGCTCGCCCAAGGCCCAGGGCCCCGCAGCCTCACGCTCCCCCTCGACAAATTCTTCAGGGACATCCAGCACTTCCTCCGCACCCACCACCACAGCGCCTGCGCCTGGGACCACGTCCGCCTCCAAGCTCGCGCCGCCTTCCAAGGCCTCCACAACCTCACCCGCACCATGCCCAACTAG